Proteins co-encoded in one Rattus rattus isolate New Zealand chromosome 5, Rrattus_CSIRO_v1, whole genome shotgun sequence genomic window:
- the LOC116900827 gene encoding putative ankyrin repeat domain-containing protein 19, with product MQMLFHKKQRTPLGFCDGLDNVFVGFGSKDEKGCRPPKYHASYAPYYPIHKAASMGDVNTVKSFVERGVFAMEQTDWKYRTALHFACVYGHPEVVTLLVESSCEISPKDIKDATPLIKASQCRQTECLNILLKHGADPNIMDCSDNTALHYAVYNGDIETATKLLEYKANIEAINENKITPLLLALKQNKEKMAEFLIHNGANAKTCDFLGRSSLMYAVRCGSELIIKLLLQRDIDTFKQDVFGWTAKRYAVESKSRVVKTERDASVRMEGVVGGGLCGMGEDDEKGDTRALSYECGAKLITLYIRNR from the exons ATGCAGATGCTCTTCCACAAAAAACAAAGGACGCCCCTGGGCTTCTGTGATGGCCTGGACAATGTCTTCGTGGGCTTTGGGAGCAAGGATGAGAAAGGTTGTCGACCGCCCAAATACCATGCCAGCTATGCACCTTATTACCCAATCCACAAGGCTGCAAGCATGGGTGATGTGAACACAGTAAAGAGCTTTGTCGAACGGGGAGTTTTCGCAATGGAACAAACAGATTGGAAGTACAG GACTGCTCTGCACTTTGCCTGTGTCTATGGTCATCCAGAGGTGGTGACTCTCCTGGTGGAGAGCAGCTGTGAGATCAGTCCCAAGGACATTAAAGATGCCACACCTCTAATTAAG GCCTCCCAGTGCAGACAAACGGAATGCCTCAATATTCTCTTGAAGCATGGCGCCGACCCAAACATTATGGACTGCAGTGACAATACTGCCCTGCACTACGCTGTCTACAACGGGGACATCGAAACAGCCACTAAGCTGCTTGAATACAAGGCCAACATCGAAGCGATAAACGAG AACAAGATCACACCGCTTTTGCTTGCTCtgaaacaaaacaaggagaagatgGCAGAATTCTTAATCCACAACGGAGCAAACGCAAAGACATGTGATTTCCTGGGGag AAGCAGCCTTATGTATGCTGTAAGGTGTGGGTCAGAACTTATCATCAAGCTGCTGCTTCAAAGAGATATCGACACTTTTAAGCAAGATGTTTTTGGATGGACAGCTAAGCGTTACGCTGTTGAGAGTAAAAGCAGAGT CGTGAAAACAGAAAGGGATGCAAGTGTGAGGATGGAAGGTGTGGTAGGGGGAGGACTCTGTGGGATGGGGGAGGATGACGAGAAAGGAGACACAAGAGCACTGTCTTATGAGTGCGGGGCCAAGCTCATTACACTGTATATCAGAAACCGATAG